The following proteins are co-located in the Cryptosporidium parvum Iowa II chromosome 6, whole genome shotgun sequence genome:
- a CDS encoding hypothetical protein (having cryptosporidium-specific paralog) encodes MSMLDACYIVYNLRDGYFSGCSVALELTIKENEKIKDNSLEICKEVLKIAKEDPEVKDLVHEAHPNDVSNILEKVESAVKTGMDELGGEACAKLSKEEISIANALVVIMLEEGYKISRTRACTVVLSLKEGSLEDCAKSLRSALRGHIEYDKAEKFCQKIAEYGTKKHPFLSEILNKGQIFPIDGINTNFKKKVEVNEAILVALAIDNRCHLDELDVRQILFTNYPSTNVVVDRRQLFDRFLIYYNRNKSGKIGKRWFKDGVLNGAEEEESNISLGSKMELVNLTNQQALQTLYSTYRSLITSFKETQRFVQDIQFQRGNVPQSLKRRFYMQIQFVKYMEKHIGALKEYIESDNTDIYSASNLPYGISDLKSFSELAKKDWIHSLVEDKPYDEMDHFSLFCPLLHRSAFRLALLVVGISHSVLGKSKVKLPDACLAISQVKNGYDYKSSIKLALASVFVNNQKILDMDELELLYNLIVASVDETINEFLLGIPEEYFNFEDDNEITDEKLERWIARVEHRLTKIIIEPKAILNNMSLFDVDMIMQNISPLEAKLQLLIGVSIRRIHEALEDLTDIEHEMRIIKDKIEFARIQTDSSGEISNTKEYDYLKKKREDQLQKVIDLGVEHAGHCAKAIDVFDISDRPIVRKVHRVIAVNTEFKRLSVSYTKIQQEESIFKSNKILLRTSIINHRRDLARKILEELIIGEPYSPTDSRWYTDLDECFNNSVPDLKLSLKVDPNYPIERSSGFTAINTKKKPPKYHLVCDKNQLRRFKIFQPDLEEIFKIADIPLIDFEGNKPLVADILTLEGWAPLKTTIHEKEEPNIPCSIAKQLFRKLVSDISQRATGGTSYFNIPLLHLWCADHIRFRKGNQAIWRNLIPRIWSIFIEEPLDINNLRSNKWMIRNWFR; translated from the coding sequence ATGTCTATGTTAGATGCATGCTATATAGTATATAACTTAAGAGATGGATACTTTTCAGGTTGTTCGGTTGCATTGGAACTaacaattaaagaaaatgagaaaattaaagataatagCTTAGAAATTTGTAAGGAGGTATTGAAAATAGCCAAAGAAGATCCGGAAGTCAAAGATTTGGTTCATGAAGCGCATCCTAACGATGTTAGTAATATCTTAGAGAAAGTTGAATCTGCTGTTAAGACGGGAATGGATGAATTGGGAGGTGAAGCATGTGCAAAGTTATCTAAAGAAGAGATCTCTATAGCAAATGCGCTTGTAGTAATCATGTTGGAAGAAGGATACAAAATAAGTAGAACAAGAGCTTGTACGGTTGTGTTATCTTTAAAAGAGGGCTCATTGGAAGATTGTGCTAAGTCCTTAAGATCAGCATTAAGAGGACATATAGAGTATGATAAAGCTGAAAAATTTTGCCAAAAAATTGCAGAGTATGGAACAAAGAAGCACCCTTTTCTCTCTGAGATATTAAATAAGGGGCAAATATTCCCAATTGACGGAATAAATACCAACTTTAAAAAGAAGGTGGAGGTAAACGAAGCTATTTTGGTTGCTCTTGCTATTGATAACAGATGTCATTTAGATGAGCTCGATGTTAgacaaatattatttacaaaCTATCCATCCACTAATGTAGTTGTTGACAGGAGGCAGCTTTTTGACAGATTCCTGATTTATTATAACAGAAATAAATCTGGAAAAATAGGCAAAAGATGGTTCAAAGATGGGGTATTAAACGGAGCTGAAGAGGAAGAAAGTAATATCTCATTAGGATCTAAAATGGAACTGGTCAATCTTACAAACCAGCAAGCTCTTCAAACGTTATATTCAACTTATAGAAGTTTAATTACTTCATTTAAAGAAACTCAAAGGTTTGTGCAGgatattcaatttcaaagaGGAAATGTGCCCCAAAGCCTAAAACGTCGTTTCTACATGCAAATTCAATTTGTTAAGTATATGGAAAAGCATATTGGAGCTTTGAAGgaatatattgaatctGATAACACGGATATATATTCAGCCTCAAATTTGCCATATGGTATTTCGGATTTGAAATCTTTTTCTGAGTTAGCCAAAAAAGATTGGATTCATTCTCTTGTTGAAGATAAACCATATGATGAAATGGAtcatttttcattattctGTCCACTACTTCATAGATCTGCATTTAGGCTTGCCTTATTAGTGGTTGGAATCTCTCATAGTGTTCTAGGAAAGAGCAAAGTTAAGCTTCCAGATGCATGTTTGGCAATATCTCAAGTAAAAAATGGTTATGACTATAAAAGCTCTATTAAGCTAGCATTAGCCTCAgtatttgtaaataatcaaaagaTTTTGGATATGGATGAGCTAGAGTTACTATATAACTTGATTGTGGCTTCTGTAGACGAAACTATTAATGAGTTCTTGCTTGGAATTCCTGAGGAATACTTTAACTTTGAAGATGATAACGAGATTACTGACGAGAAGCTTGAACGTTGGATTGCAAGAGTTGAACACAGACTTACTaagattattattgaacCAAAAGccattttaaataatatgtCTCTATTTGATGTTGATATGATCATGCAAAATATATCTCCATTAGAAGCTAAACTTCAGCTCTTGATTGGAGTCTCAATTAGAAGAATTCACGAAGCCTTGGAGGATTTGACAGATATTGAGCATGAAATGAGGATTATCAAGGACAAAATAGAGTTTGCCAGGATTCAAACAGATAGTAGTGGCGAAATTTCGAATACTAAAGAATAcgattatttaaaaaagaagagagAAGACCAACTACAAAAGGTCATTGATCTCGGAGTTGAACATGCTGGACACTGTGCAAAAGCTATAGATGTATTTGACATTTCAGATAGACCAATAGTTCGAAAAGTTCATCGCGTAATTGCAGTAAATACGGAGTTTAAAAGACTAAGTGTTAGCTATACAAAAATTCAACAAGAAGAATCGATCTTTAAATCAAACAAAATTTTGCTTAGAACCTCCATTATAAACCACAGAAGAGATCTAGCAAGGAAAATTCTTGAAGAACTAATTATAGGGGAACCTTATAGTCCCACTGACAGTAGATGGTATACTGATCTCGATGAATGTTTTAACAACTCAGTCCCAGATCTCAAATTATCCCTAAAAGTTGATCCAAATTATCCTATTGAACGATCTTCAGGTTTTACTGCcattaatacaaaaaagAAACCACCAAAATACCATCTAGTTTGTGATAAGAATCAGTTGAgaagatttaaaatatttcaacCAGATTTAGaggaaatatttaaaattgcTGATATTCCACTTATAGACTTCGAGGGGAATAAGCCTCTTGTTGCGGATATTTTAACATTAGAGGGATGGGCTCCTTTAAAGACTACTATACATGAGAAAGAAGAACCTAATATTCCTTGTTCCATTGCTAAACAACTCTTTAGAAAGCTTGTTTCTGATATATCTCAAAGAGCAACGGGGGGAACTTCATACTTTAATAttcctcttcttcatttatGGTGTGCTGACCATATAAGATTCAGAAAAGGCAACCAGGCTATTTGGAGAAACCTCATACCCAGAATTTGGTCCATTTTTATAGAAGAACCTTTGGACATAAACAATCTTAGATCCAATAAATGGATGATTAGAAACTGGTTTAGATAA
- a CDS encoding hypothetical protein (with signal peptide, member of the cryptosporidium HCD gene family) — MKSIFPFFSIFLPLLKHSFGYQANQPNVSEYNSEQNLLAALCWSLPFKFIKCDIDFEENVLEHLKLELIPRYKVSSTDEIVYNIRMQPVTNGYLTNAILAVRPVYGLIISNEAGNPVLQIPHQLKHSSTAKFGLPHQAKNVFSSVNCVLMYSNIGEGFYYIHPGKSEHKSIPRSVPENIMLKASTKKTSTREMFYMTLLSNQQFPTKPTATYGVGTDFMIPSVVCFGTNENLSQQLHESNSYLGGILIQERIMGPSLRDVIKFFKSSALLKWLKNSRTDDFNYKARISLRLEAQYSLAHSLIAAILTLQHHSVAGRVLHCDLNTRSIYLDRIVWSWSSRKIEDNLNAITQLSPSNFKFINFGYMKSTLEVSEENLGCSQTDNDLVRVQEFIKILFSEQSNRSEFPESGSISSGMMTMSTGFKMWWNEVVNSVGAESTNQEVNEQEVLQVENILRTIYTDNSVISNLDRTAKFSGIVAGLKAIHASISKAFRYLYEQGYGRTKKRVILGWSSKDLEPEPATEISGTVRRILSGKKIENSSNMNSSGVDPSGSSDLELSAESIGISS; from the coding sequence ATGAAGAGCATATTTCcctttttttcaatttttttacCATTATTAAAGCATTCATTTGGATATCAAGCTAACCAGCCAAATGTTTCAGAGTACAACTCTGAGCAAAATCTCTTAGCAGCTCTTTGCTGGTCTCTACccttcaaatttattaaatgcGATATCGATTTTGAGGAAAACGTATTAGAACATTTAAAACTTGAACTAATCCCAAGATACAAAGTTTCTTCAACTGACGAAATTGtttataatattagaatGCAGCCAGTAACAAACGGATACTTAACAAATGCAATTCTAGCAGTAAGACCAGTTTATGGGCTgattatttcaaatgaagCTGGAAATCCTGTTCTTCAAATTCCACATCAACTCAAGCATTCATCAACGGCAAAGTTTGGATTACCGCATCAAGCCAAAAACGTTTTCTCATCTGTGAATTGTGTTCTTATGTACTCCAATATTGGAGAAGGTTTTTACTATATTCACCCTGGAAAGAGTGAACATAAGTCAATTCCAAGATCCGTACCAGAAAACATAATGTTAAAAGCCTCTACGAAGAAAACAAGTACTAGAGAAATGTTTTATATGACTTTGTTATCAAACCAACAGTTCCCCACAAAACCTACAGCTACCTATGGTGTTGGGACGGATTTTATGATACCTTCAGTAGTTTGTTTTGGGACTAATGAAAATCTAAGCCAACAACTTCATGAAAGTAATTCATATCTGGGAGGAATTTTGATCCAAGAACGAATTATGGGACCTTCTCTAAGAGATgttatcaaatttttcaaaagtaGTGCGCTTTTGAAGTGGctaaaaaattcaagaactgatgattttaattataaagcTAGAATTTCTCTCCGATTAGAAGCTCAGTATTCCTTGGCTCATTCTCTAATTGCTGCAATTTTAACTTTACAGCATCACTCAGTTGCAGGTAGGGTTTTACACTGTGATCTAAATACCAGAAGTATCTATCTTGATCGTATAGTTTGGAGCTGGTCTTCTAGGAAGATTGAAGATAATTTGAATGCAATAACACAACTGTCCCCATCTaacttcaaatttattaactttGGGTATATGAAATCAACTCTCGAGGTATCAGAGGAGAATTTAGGCTGCTCTCAAACTGATAATGATTTAGTTAGAGTacaagaatttattaagattttattttcagagCAAAGCAATAGATCAGAGTTCCCTGAAAGTGGAAGCATAAGTAGTGGTATGATGACAATGAGCACTGGATTTAAAATGTGGTGGAATGAAGTAGTTAATTCTGTTGGAGCAGAGTCCACTAATCAAGAAGTCAATGAGCAAGAAGTTTTGCaagttgaaaatattctaaGGACTATTTATACAGATAATTCAGTTATATCAAATCTTGATAGAACAGCCAAATTTTCTGGTATTGTTGCAGGCTTGAAGGCAATTCACGCCTCCATCAGCAAGGCATTTAGATATCTTTATGAGCAAGGATATGGTAGAACTAAGAAAAGGGTAATTCTTGGTTGGTCAAGCAAAGACCTTGAGCCTGAGCCTGCCACCGAAATTAGTGGTACTGTCAGAAGAATCCTTAGTGGCaagaaaattgaaaattcttctaataTGAATTCTTCTGGTGTAGATCCTTCAGGTTCATCTGATTTGGAGCTTTCTGCTGAATCTATTGGAATCTCTAGCTAG
- a CDS encoding hypothetical protein (similar to many plasmodium proteins) — MEIQEPMDTKMIAEESAKETNMVLSTECNTDNTNSSLETGQNIVVSQKDECTKLEQSELELDYELICIDFFLRYISNLYPLWGEYGDNLMFHIAQIYGAISKEEFSPYLKIIESIGLKINEKMKPDNSQKMSSDMIRKMRSSNVTEDSQGYPLDIENCDSQVCIRAISHLDSYREWLDGMFTGADCELESVSQISESLEGKIGKPEIEWKPANLSGELVLPLVYQTYVTMEVRRGGDFIQSGRHNEERGSGSEKTTSLSSGGKPCISNNSPSKGGNEVGVTYEKNRDRWVAVWTENGIRRSRIFNVKQYGYDTAREMAIQYRREQLANINNKIQTGTPVQATRTNKRSRRSIEGTGRSGRSSPSAYNTRNSAIDTINLQNPDYEVFYDQEKDSWVCKNLVNTLEQENVFSVEEFGAEKAKHLAIEKAGGLADDTSFTPVKKTSSRASASKGAVFTPKRRDSQGADGSVLNVSGEGQPTSSSSFRIRIATNLSGSKAEPGTGQSTNGTQSFSSEHNTGGRSESRKSASGEEFLVYHGKKYYFGPVIEGIRYDKIQNRWVTGYVGQDGRKRYKYFSIGAYGFEGSRQLAIEYRESMYSSTKGVEKLSEFLQTVIQGFPAYEDGVLQDVSFEDLTIHKGQLKDGSERYYLCIPSKGDFLVTTPTDQENEQVNSLLNRYKSVLQNHGGKEEQILRESLLACSRSDLKSPLPVMHSNSDSIGQKGEDLQTLTGTKSEVTDTAKSKDVEMEDLEKREDNEKPVKVLGSLTNETEDQETRQEKLIQGLKEEIDPKTSESSPLKTNSGAELDFSGNILGNLDSPSKLGTPSSRSSVSMHGCDLTTYSDSMYIDIEDKSSPDGRKRFFIGPHIDGVSYNPTIHRWVTQYDIDGVSMTKNFSVKSYGFEKSRYLAIQWRIKYNGEPSQLNQLIQALREEGIEYPPK, encoded by the coding sequence ATGGAAATTCAAGAGCCAATGGATACAAAGATGATTGCAGAAGAATCTGCAAAAGAGACAAATATGGTTCTAAGTACCGAATGCAATACTGATAATACAAATTCATCTCTTGAAACTGGGCAAAATATTGTGGTTAGTCAAAAAGATGAATGTACAAAACTAGAACAATCAGAACTGGAATTAGACTACGAATTAATTTGTATTGACTTCTTTTTAagatatatttcaaatttatatcCTTTATGGGGAGAATATGGGGATAATTTAATGTTTCATATAGCTCAAATATACGGAGCTATCAGCAAGGAAGAGTTTAGTCCttatctaaaaataatagaatcTATTGGATTAAAGATTAACGAGAAGATGAAGCCTGATAATAGTCAAAAAATGTCTAGTGATATGATTCGTAAAATGAGGTCTAGTAATGTTACTGAAGATTCGCAGGGTTACCCTTTAGATATTGAGAATTGTGATTCTCAAGTTTGTATTCGTGCAATTTCTCACCTAGACTCTTATAGGGAGTGGTTAGATGGAATGTTTACTGGTGCAGACTGCGAATTAGAATCAGTATCTCAAATATCAGAAAGCCTTGAAGGAAAAATTGGTAAGCCAGAAATCGAGTGGAAACCGGCTAATTTATCTGGGGAATTGGTACTTCCATTGGTTTATCAGACATATGTCACTATGGAAGTGAGACGTGGAGGAGATTTTATACAAAGCGGTAGACATAATGAAGAACGTGGTTCAGGATCTGAGAAAACTACGAGTTTGAGCAGTGGAGGGAAGCCTtgtatttcaaataattcacCATCAAAAGGTGGAAATGAAGTTGGTGTTACTTATGAGAAAAATAGAGATCGTTGGGTTGCAGTTTGGACGGAAAATGGCATTAGAAGGAGTCGAATTTTTAATGTTAAACAATATGGATATGATACAGCAAGAGAAATGGCCATTCAATATAGAAGAGAACAACTTGctaatatcaataataagATTCAAACTGGCACTCCAGTACAAGCTACTAGAACTAACAAAAGAAGTAGAAGATCTATAGAAGGCACAGGCCGTTCAGGTAGATCATCTCCTTCTGCATATAATACAAGAAATTCGGCTATAGATACTATAAATTTGCAAAATCCTGATTATGAGGTGTTTTATGACCAAGAAAAGGATTCCTGGGTCTGTAAGAACTTGGTAAATACTCTGGAACAAGAGAATGTCTTTTCTGTTGAGGAATTTGGTGCGGAAAAGGCTAAACATCTTGCAATCGAAAAAGCAGGAGGTTTGGCTGATGATACATCGTTTACTCCAGTTAAAAAGACTTCCTCGAGAGCTTCAGCTTCAAAAGGAGCTGTATTTACACCAAAAAGAAGGGATTCTCAGGGGGCTGATGGGAGTGTATTAAATGTCTCAGGAGAAGGACAGCCAACgtcttcttcatcatttaGAATAAGGATTGCAACAAATCTTTCAGGTTCAAAAGCTGAACCAGGAACAGGCCAATCAACTAATGGGACACAAAGCTTTTCTTCTGAGCACAATACAGGAGGCAGATCAGAATCAAGGAAATCTGCTTCTGGGGAGGAGTTTTTGGTATATCATGGAAAGAAGTACTATTTTGGACCAGTGATAGAAGGAATACGTTATGACAAAATCCAAAATAGATGGGTAACTGGCTATGTTGGGCAGGATGGTAGGAAGCGTTATAAGTATTTCAGTATTGGAGCTTATGGATTTGAGGGATCTCGTCAGCTCGCTATTGAATATAGAGAAAGTATGTATTCAAGCACAAAGGGTGTTGAAAAATTAAGTGAATTCTTACAAACTGTAATCCAGGGATTCCCTGCATATGAGGATGGGGTTCTGCAAGATGTCTCATTTGAGGATTTAACAATACATAAGGGACAGTTAAAGGATGGATCAGAAAGATATTATCTTTGTATTCCATCAAAGGGAGATTTTTTAGTGACAACTCCAACTGATCAGGAAAATGAACAGGTAAATTCTTTACTGAATAGATATAAATCAGTTTTACAAAACCACGGAGGTAAGGAAGAACAGATACTTAGGGAATCACTTTTGGCTTGCAGTAGATCAGACTTAAAATCCCCCTTACCCGTTATGCATTCCAACTCTGATTCAATTGGCCAAAAAGGAGAGGATTTACAAACTTTAACTGGAACTAAGAGTGAAGTTACTGATACAGCTAAATCAAAAGACGTAGAAATGGAAGATCTTGAGAAAAGagaagataatgaaaagCCAGTAAAAGTACTTGGAAGCTTAACAAATGAAACAGAGGATCAAGAAACCAGacaagaaaaattaatccaAGGATTAAAGGAGGAAATTGACCCAAAGACAAGTGAAAGCAGTCCATTAAAGACCAATTCTGGAGCGGAATTGGATTTTTCAGGAAATATTTTAGGGAATTTGGACTCTCCTTCAAAATTGGGAACCCCATCTTCCAGAAGTTCAGTATCCATGCATGGTTGTGATTTAACTACATATAGTGACTCAATGTATATAGATATTGAAGACAAATCAAGCCCTGATGGTCGAAAAAGATTCTTCATTGGGCCACATATTGATGGAGTCTCGTATAACCCCACAATACATCGTTGGGTTACTCAATATGATATAGATGGTGTTTCTATGACAAAGAACTTCAGTGTAAAAAGTTACGGTTTTGAAAAATCTAGATACTTGGCAATACAGTggagaattaaatataatggAGAACCATCTCAGCTGAATCAGCTCATCCAAGCTCTACGGGAGGAGGGAATAGAGTATCCTCCAAAGTGA